One Bactrocera dorsalis isolate Fly_Bdor unplaced genomic scaffold, ASM2337382v1 BdCtg010, whole genome shotgun sequence DNA segment encodes these proteins:
- the LOC105232583 gene encoding homeotic protein empty spiracles — MTKMIPPLPTSAVLMPTPKQKIGFSIESIVGNNSAVSPTQSAVGSNELSGEQLNVANTTSARSAPSSPPQTPPATSHTSAVAHGPGASVLSALPLTPHSHPHGIHTHLPQHLSPAQQHALQQHLLLQHHQQQQQQHQQQQQISPNSSAPMRQDIQDIIQRLHSSAAAAAAANLSIHSASPYSPSPLAQTRLSSPEDAPAVPHMLHLKRERSPLPPAGEQAQHPAQRHQPNQQHPQPPHTPPKSVSPSSSHPSSPPAMLPGSPAALPTATQQVPPQLTTPQYSKPSTALGSGPGPMLMPGMPHAPGLVRPFPVIGPSGIVPPPQQGMPDIKALPPYINAPPPELPPQHNPHLIAAAQFQMAAALQAGHVLGGGLPPHAAPFMTSPGMPRDSYPLYPWLLSRHGRIFPHRFPGNFLLQPFRKPKRIRTAFSPSQLLKLEHAFESNQYVVGAERKALAQSLNLSETQVKVWFQNRRTKHKRMQQEDDKGDGSHSDRSRNAASCDEDDDDELIDMEMDDCPSDEEHELDTSH, encoded by the exons ATGACTAAAATGATTCCGCCGCTGCCCACCTCAGCCGTTCTAATGCCTACGCCAAAGCAGAAGATCGGCTTTAGCATCGAATCGATTGTGGGCAATAATTCAGCAGTGTCGCCGACCCAAAGTGCCGTCGGCAGCAATGAGCTTTCTGGCGAGCAACTAAATGTTGCAAACACGACAAGTGCCCGTAGTGCACCCAGCTCCCCACCTCAAACCCCACCCGCAACATCTCACACATCTGCCGTCGCACATGGCCCGGGCGCGTCAGTTTTGTCAGCTCTGCCGCTAACGCCGCACTCACACCCACACGGTATTCATACACACTTGCCTCAACATTTGTCGCCCGCTCAGCAACACGCCCTTCAGCAACATCTACTGCTCCAACAtcaccaacagcagcaacaacaacaccaacagcaacagcaaatatCGCCCAACAGTAGTGCACCCATGCGGCAGGATATTCAAGATATTATTCAGCGCCTGCATAGCTCAGCAGCCGCTGCCGCCGCTGCCAATTTGAGCATACATTCTGCTAGCCCTTACAGTCCTTCGCCACTAGCACAAACCCGTCTCTCATCGCCTGAAGATGCGCCTGCTGTTCCACATATGTTGCACCTTAAACGTGAACGTTCACCATTGCCGCCGGCCGGTGAACAAGCTCAACATCCCGCCCAACGTCACCAGCCTAACCAGCAACACCCTCAACCACCGCACACACCACCCAAATCGGTCTCACCCTCGTCATCACATCCCTCATCTCCGCCCGCTATGCTGCCTGGAAGTCCTGCTGCGTTGCCCACAGCTACACAACAAGTTCCGCCACAACTGACAACGCCGCAATACTCGAAACCATCAACTGCGCTGGGTTCAGGCCCAGGCCCTATGCTTATGCCTGGAATGCCGCATGCTCCCGGTTTGGTGCGACCGTTTCCAGTCATTGGGCCTAGTGGTATTGTACCGCCTCCACAGCAAGGTATGCCCGATATAAAGGCGCTGCCGCCATATATCAATGCACCGCCGCCAGAATTACCTCCTCAGCATAATCCACACTTAATCGCCGCCGCACAATTTCAAATGGCCGCCGCCCTCCAGGCTGGCCACGTTTTGGGTGGAGGCTTACCTCCACATGCTGCGCCATTCATGACTAGCCCCGGCATGCCGCGCGACAGCTATCCACTGTATCCTTGGCTATTGAGCCGACATGGTCGCATATTTCCACACCGATTTCCAGGAA ATTTCTTGCTCCAGCCGTTCCGTAAACCAAAACGCATACGCACCGCATTCTCGCCCTCGCAGCTCCTGAAGCTCGAACACGCGTTCGAAAGCAACCAATATGTCGTTGGCGCTGAACGCAAGGCGCTCGCCCAGTCCCTCAATCTCTCCGAGACACAAGTGAAAGTGTGGTTCCAGAATCGCCGCACCAAACATAAGCGCATGCAACAAGAGGACGACAAAGGCGACGGCTCACATTCCGATCGCAGCCGCAATGCAGCCAGCTGCGATGAGGATGACGATGATGAGCTAATCGACATGGAAATGGACGATTGCCCAAGCGACGAGGAGCACGAGCTCGACACGAgccattga